A genomic segment from Fusarium keratoplasticum isolate Fu6.1 chromosome 10, whole genome shotgun sequence encodes:
- a CDS encoding Carbonic anhydrase, whose protein sequence is MPSMVPSTNFFSSSVKSDFEAANKKYAATFNEAHLPSPPRRYEIYEDKVVIVACMDSRLDPAKMLGLDLGDAHVIRNAGGRAVEALRSILISQQMLGTREIIVMHHTGCGMQSFSDHEFRSKIRQELKEDVDHMAFLPFSDLRQSVLDDVSFLRKSPLVLDVPITGYVYDVKTGMIEQVEDPVESESEPSSP, encoded by the exons ATGCCTTCCATGGTCCCTTCGAcaaacttcttctcctcctctgtcaAGTCCGACTTTGAGGCTGCCAACAAGAAGTATGCGGCTACGTTCAACGAGGCCCACCTGCCCTCGCCGCCCCGTCGGTATGAGATCTACGAAGA CAAGGTGGTAATTGTGGCTTGCATGGATTCGCGACTCGACCCAGCCAAAATGCTAGGGCTAGATCTTGGCGACGCCCATGTCATTCGAAATG CTGGCGGCCGAgctgttgaagctcttcGTTCCATCTTGATCTCTCAGCAGATGCTGGGAACCCGGGAGATTATCGTCATGCACCAC ACCGGCTGTGGCATGCAGAGCTTCTCCGACCACGAGTTCCGGTCCAAGATCCGgcaggagctcaaggaggacgTCGACCACATGGCGTTCCTGCCCTTTTCTGATTTGCGGCAGAGCGTGCTGGATGATGTCTCGTTCCTCAGAAAGAGCCCCCTGGTCCTGGACGTGCCCATCACGGGGTACGTGTACGACGTCAAGACGGGCATGATTGAGCAGGTCGAGGACCCAGTCGAGTCCGAGTCTGAGCCTTCCAGCCCTTAA
- a CDS encoding ATP phosphoribosyltransferase has protein sequence MASLTPPLRRFSLVFYAPPASVAACKAAIFKAGAGRYPGPGGYTECCWQATGTGQFRPGDAANPAIGEVGKLEEIPEVRVETVCAGEETVKKVVSALKEAHPYEEVAYQVYRIEDF, from the exons ATGGCATCACTAACCCCACCTCTTCGACGTTTCAGCCTCGTCTTCTACGCGCCCCCCGCGTCCGTCGCCGCCTGCAAagccgccatcttcaaggcCGGCGCGGGCCGCTACCCGGGGCCCGGGGGCTACACGGAATGCTGCTGGCAGGCGACGGGCACGGGGCAGTTTCGTCCGGGCGACGCGGCCAACCCGGCTATTGGGGAGGTgggcaagctcgaggagatcCCCGAGGTCCGAGTCGAGACGGTGTGCGCGGGGGAGGAGACTGTCAAGAAGGTTGTCTCGGCGCTGAAGGA GGCGCATCCTTATGAAGAGGTTGCTTACCAGGTTTATCGAATTGAGGACTTTTAG
- a CDS encoding Zn(2)-C6 fungal-type domain-containing protein produces MPPKKRPYVPKTKGCHECSKRRIHCDRTEPSCNKCASRGLKCSGLGIRHRFNKGVAARGKWAGKTIERVYEENSWSLTGNDKHDTIPSKSTSTVNLVLSDKTGTQLDGETEEQDDDDIEFIISDVKDLVPGGIGWLEDHTNFCSVFLQEIPQSTPGWKRNLFLHFSQYISTEMVAIDGVLNDWRHILLPLAQTDELVMDAVLTVSAFHFHLNKLSHNLHANNQQHTIFGGSFGIHDFYVPDPYQLCGRTLRGLRQRQELVNADQTEKHSVLISLLLLITAVLVTGGSDFPVLFRMMESAFDAIGGKEGLGTGTLAEFIMRELHKLRVYAAPHLGEETGLEMISSQARTAQLFGCLNHCIDQYPQHSSLSSQFADLVYQARDIYLQQVMSDQTSAFFNFEPVPGNPGSVARLEKFIESLKKIPHTSPVEHMLIWTTFVAASDAQLDEHKAFFEKVLRRHHARSGFGNLLKGIESLKKLWSRKPGERWTSLLPQEKVLVA; encoded by the exons ATGCCGCCAAAGAAACGGCCCTATGTACCAAAGACGAAGG GTTGCCACGAGTGCTCGAAACGACGCATTCACTGCGACCGCACCGAGCCTAGCTGCAACAAATGCGCCTCTCGTGGTCTAAAGTGCAGTGGACTTGGGATTCGTCATCGATTCAACAAGGGTGTTGCTGCGAGGGGCAAGTGGGCTGGAAAGACCATCGAGAGGGTATATGAAGA GAATTCATGGAGTCTTACCGGAAACGACAAACATGACACGATACCCTCAAAGTCGACTTCCACGGTGAATCTTGTCCTATCGGATAAGACAGGCACGCAGCTTGATGGCGAGACTGAGGAGcaagacgatgacgacatcGAATTCATCATATCAGACGTCAAGGATCTTGTACCTGGAGGAATTGGTTGGTTAGAGGATCACACCAATTTCTGCAGTGTCTTTCTTCAGGAGATCCCCCAGAGCACACcaggatggaagaggaacCTGTTCCTACACT TCTCGCAGTACATCTCGACCGAGATGGTCGCCATCGACGGCGTACTCAACGACTGGCGTCACATATTACTCCCTCTAGCCCAGACCGACGAGCTTGTCATGGACGCCGTCCTCACCGTCTCTGCCTTTCACTTCCATCTAAACAAGCTGTCCCATAACCTACACGCCAACAACCAGCAGCACACCATCTTTGGAGGAAGCTTTGGCATTCACGACTTTTACGTCCCGGATCCGTACCAGCTATGTGGACGCACCCTCCGAGGCCTGCGACAACGACAGGAGCTCGTCAACGCTGACCAAACTGAGAAACACTCGGTTCTGATAAGTCTCTTGTTGCTTATCACAGCTGTGTTGGTGACTGGCGGCTCTGACTTTCCGGTGCTGTTCCGGATGATGGAGTCAGCGTTTGACGCTATTGGAGGCAAAGAAGGACTCGGGACTGGGACCTTGGCCGAGTTTATCATGCGGGAGCTACACAA ACTTCGAGTCTACGCTGCTCCGCACCTCGGCGAAGAAACAGGCCTCGAGATGATTTCCTCACAGGCCCGGACTGCCCAGCTATTCGGATGCCTAAACCACTGCATAGACCAGTATCCCCAGCACTCATCTCTATCTTCACAATTCGCAGATCTCGTGTACCAGGCGCGAGACATTTATCTCCAACAAGTCATGTCAGACCAGACCTCGGCGTTTTTCAACTTTGAGCCCGTCCCAGGTAACCCAGGCTCCGTGGCCCGCCTCGAAAAATTCATCGAGTCGCTCAAGAAAATTCCACACACGTCTCCCGTGGAGCACATGCTCATCTGGACAACATTCGTGGCGGCTTCAGACGCGCAGCTTGATGAGCACAAGGCGTTTTTCGAAAAGGTGCTTCGACGGCATCATGCGAGAAGTGGATTTGGGAACTTGCTCAAGGGTATAGAGTCACTCAAGAAGTTATGGAGTCGGAAGCCGGGGGAGAGGTGGACTTCTTTGTTACCACAGGAAAAGGTCCTTGTTGCGTGA
- a CDS encoding DLH domain-containing protein yields MTSFAPSQCCSLGSLHEDEPTGELVVLEGQVDAYLATPPKQVQSLNVGILYVPDILGIWQNSKLMADLFAAQGYTTLVLDIFNGDPAPFHMPDDFDIMGWLSHGSNGSNPHTPEAIDPIILKGLAHLKSLGLTRIGAVGYCLGAKYVIRHYKHGIECGFIAHPSFVEADELAAISGPLSVAAAENDDIFTVEKRHESERILSKTGQRYQINLFSGVEHGFAVRGDPSIAVQRFAKEQAFLQAISWFKDIFTQQG; encoded by the exons ATGACCTCGTTTGCTCCCAGCCAGTGTTGCTCCCTTGGGAGCCTCCACGA AGATGAACCCACCGGAGAACTGGTTGTGCTCGAGGGCCAGGTGGACGCCTACCTCGCCACGCCGCCTAAGCAGGTACAGTCGCTAAACGTGGGCATTCTATATGTACCAGATATCCTCGGGATATGGCAAAATAGCAAACTCATGGCCGACTTATTCGCTGCTCAAGGCTACACCACTCTGGTCTTGGATATCTTTAATGGAGACCCTGCACCTTTTCATATGCCTGACGATTTTGACATTATGGGCTGGCTATCTCATGGGTCTAACGGAAGCAACCCGCATACTCCAGAGGCCATTGATCCAATTatcctcaagggccttgCTCACCTCAAGTCTCTCGGCTTGACTCGTATCGGTGCTGTTGGCTACTGCCTGGGAGCCAAG TACGTCATTCGTCATTACAAGCATGGCATTGAGTGTGGCTTCATCGCTCACCCTTCCTTTGTCGAAGCTGACGAGCTGGCCGCTATTTCCGGGCCGTTGTCGGTTGCTGCAGCCGAGAATGACGACATCTTCACTGTCGAAAAGCGTCACGAGTCGGAGAGGATTCTTTCCAAAACAGGCCAAAGATACCAAATCAATCTCTTTTCGGGTGTAGAGCATGGCTTTGCGGTGCGAGGTGATCCCTCCATCGCCGTGCAACGTTTTGCCAAGGAACAAGCATTTCTCCAAGCCATTTCCTGGTTTAAGGATATCTTTACACAACAGGGCTAA
- a CDS encoding Aldo-ket-red domain-containing protein codes for MQHPAASTAPFPLAFGVGTLWFEESRQDISRKIVDGIKTALEVGYRHIDSAQMYNNERELGVALGESGVPRSKLFITNKTLNLDDPESALEDTLANLKTPYLIHAPFPATSPSHLQEAWRKMEVCVDKGLARNIGVSSFSEQHIDTILETARIQPAIDQVEMHPYLPQSHLKAYLREKGISMEAFGCLVPLTNPQPGPVNGIVKSLSDKYRVSEPAILLKWVIQQGIRVVTTSGRKERLQSYMNELAAFDLDEKEIEGITDTSKGTHVRMFFAEEFKAIELVSSS; via the exons ATGCAGCACCCAGCAGCGAGTACGGCGCCCTTCCCTCTGGCCTTTGGGGTGGGGACGCTGTGGTTCGAGGAGAGTCGCCAGGACATTAGCCGCAAAATCGTCGATGGGATAAAGACGGCGTTGGAAGTAGGGTACCGACACATAGACTCAGCTCAAA TGTACAACAATGAACGAGAGCTGGGGGTCGCGCTTGGAGAGTCGGGAGTGCCAAGATCTAAGCTgttcatcaccaacaagacTTTAAATCTCGACGATCCAGAGTCAGCTCTTGAAGATACCCTCGCTAATCTCAAGACGCC GTATCTTATACATGCCCCATTCCCAGCCacatctccatctcatcttcagGAAGCATGGCGCAAGATGGAGGTTTGCGTCGACAAAGGCCTCGCCAGAAACATCGGAGTCTCGAGTTTCAGCGAGCAGCACATCGACACCATTCTCGAGACAGCGAGGATACAGCCGGCTATTGACCAGGTCGAGATGCACCCTTATCTACCACAGTCCCATCTCAAGGCATACCTCAGAGAAAAAGGGATCTCAATGGAAGCTTTTGGGTGTCTCGTTCCTCTCACGAATCCCCAGCCTGGCCCAGTCAACGGCATCGTCAAGTCGTTGTCGGACAAGTACCGTGTGAGCGAGCCGgccatccttctcaagtGGGTGATTCAACAGGGGATTCGGGTGGTGACTACGAGTGGCCGAAAAGAACGGTTACAGAGTTATATGAATGAGCTTGCTGCTTttgaccttgatgagaaggaaATAGAGGGTATTACGGACACGTCCAAGGGCACACATGTCAGAATGTTTTTTGCAGAAGAGTTTAAAGCTATAGAGTTAGTTTCATCTAGTTAG
- a CDS encoding Carboxylic ester hydrolase, which produces MGNTISYNEKPFDLDLGDKGVIRGLQLDDKSRRYAGIPYALPPTGEHRWRKPRPLPSGYTYGSDTGGPFDATKFRAVCPQKAFHVGKAEGGDGAYSEDCLFVNIWTPVGSERQSKWPVMLWLHGGWFQMGDPSQEPGMDPTELISTGGLNAIVVAIGYRLNIFGFLAGQDLVEESGGVSGGNFGLWDQRMAAEWVKENISLFGGDPDNITLAGRSAGAYSVEAQMLHEFRRPSQGTSLYRRIFMDSNAIPAQPKSLKDTQAQFNELCRHFRIQESWPADKKLTSLRKLGVQELIEAIPKLTHHTFRPVTDDLFIDSGMMEYLESEDFANEFKARGYKILIGEVANEETLYSTYNSPEEPTLGSLKIQVTNYYAPEVTDRAIDCYPLPTSNDLALWKKLFGNIVSDGQVRAPSRALVKHLEENGVNIHDIWRYQIAYRLSFIDETVAPLSFGVAHAMDKPFWNFSISYGPTPKERQLMADWIRILVAFVNNDETYEYGSKTVQEMKVITPEGTIEVQKDQRWDELVRIGNIFSGGKA; this is translated from the exons ATGGGAAACACAATCTCGTACAACGAAAAGCCCTTTGATCTGGATCTGGGCGACAAGGGAGTCATCCGGGGTCTCCAGCTTGACGACAAGTCGCGTCGATATGCAGGCATACCCTATGCTCTTCCTCCAACCGGGGAGCATCGTTGGCGCAAGCCGAGGCCGCTCCCATCAGGTTACACCTACGGAAGTGACACAGGCGGCCCATTCGATGCCACCAAGTTCAGAGCCGTATGCCCACAAAAGGCATTCCATGTCGGCAAAGCCGAGGGCGGTGATGGGGCGTATAGTGAAGACTGCCTTTTTGTCAACATATGGACTCCTGTAGGGAGCGAAAGGCAGAGCAAGTGGCCCGTCATGCTTTGGTTGCATGGTGGATGGTTTCAGATGGGTGACCCTTCACAAGAACCCGGCATGGATCCTACAGAGCTCATTTCCACCGGTGgtctcaacgccatcgtCGTGGCCATAGGCTATCGCCTTAACATATTTGGCTTCCTTGCTGGTCAAGACCTAGTCGAGGAGAGTGGCGGCGTCTCTGGAGGAAACTTTGGGCTCTGGGACCAGCGGATGGCGGCCGAATGGGTCAAGGAAAACATCTCCTTGTTTGGAGGCGATCCGGACAACATCACACTCGCAGGGCGAAGCGCCGGGGCCTACAGCGTCGAGGCTCAGATGCTACACGAATTCCGCCGGCCGAGTCAAGGGACTTCCCTATACAGGCGCATCTTTATGGATTCGAATGCGATACCAGCACAGCCCAAGTCCCTGAAGGATACCCAGGCTCAGTTCAATGAGCTGTGTCGGCACTTTAGGATACAAGAATCGTGGCCTGCCGATAAAAAGCTTACGTCCCTGAGAAAACTCGGCGTTCAGGAACTGATCGAAGCCATCCCCAAGCTGACGCACCACACATTCCGACCAGTCACTGATGATCTCTTTATTGACTCCGGAATGATGGAGTATCTCGAGAGCGAAGACTTTGCCAACGAGTTCAAGGCCAGGGGATACAAGATTCTCATCGGCGAAGTTGCCAACGAGGAGACTCTGTACTCGACATATAATAGTCCAGAAGAACCAACTCTGGGGTCTCTCAAGATCCAAGTGACGAACTACTATGCACCGGAAGTCACAGACAGGGCGATTGACTGCTATCCGCTACCTACATCCAATGACTTGGCTCTTtggaagaagctctttg GTAACATCGTATCTGATGGTCAGGTAAGAGCGCCGTCCAGGGCACTGGTGAAGCACCTGGAGGAGAATGGGGTGAATATCCACGATATATGGCGCTATCAGATCGCCTACCGGCTATCGTTCATCGATGAGACAGTGGCACCGTTGTCATTTGGAGTTGCACACGCAATGGATAAGCCCTTCTGGAA CTTCTCGATATCATACGGTCCGACACCCAAGGAAAGGCAACTCATGGCTGATTGGATTCGGATCCTGGTCGCCTTTGTCAACAACGACGAAACTTACGAGTACGGGTCCAAAACGGTGCAAGAGATGAAGGTTATCACGCCGGAAGGTACTATCGAGGTTCAGAAGGATCAGCGTTGGGATGAGCTTGTTAGAATCGGCAATATCTTTAGCGGTGGCAAGGCATAG
- a CDS encoding Aminotran-1-2 domain-containing protein: MGSIKDKLTPVDLSHHINIKSKSRHPSPLKDIIKFMGYDGMISLAGGLPHPSLFPLEQAKFECLAPPTAPSQKTAEDGLVSLNLGRGSSPGDLDLTQFLQYGSGAGNRQMIQLATELTERVHAPPCEYECLLHPGNTNAWAKVVGLLCEDNDYVIVEEYTYPSAQALWIPLGIKAAPVAADAEGILATSLRDLLENWDEKARGRGRPKLLYLVSVGSNPTGITISARRRKEIYAVCVEFDLIIVEDDPYYFLQFPGYSPQKEDTPFQPVPTEDFLKSLTPSFLSMDTQGRVVRLESFSKTLFPGLRLGYFVANPVFTERLLRVTEVETQDPAGLSQAFTIALFKQWGIDGYLSWLQNLQYQYETRRNWLLSAFYDQFTVVSAAESPVPTAQGYVACLQGKNGELRPVFSYVDPGAGMFVWSKFYFNSVPRFAELEGQSLEDPEQVFAQELWEALAAGLVLLTPGSYYHAWQGADKVSTKARGADPRSAYFRFSFATPTVRIKPQNSQDYDADTTVIQKEQIHEGVKRLRKVVDQFWGETI; this comes from the exons ATGGgcagcatcaaggacaaACTGACGCCGGTGGATCTCTCCCAccacatcaacatcaagagcaAGTCTCGCCATCCATCGCCGCTCAAGGACATTATTAAGTTTATGGGCTATGATGGCATGATCAGCTTAGCTGGAG GTCTTCCTCACCCTTCTCTATTCCCCCTTGAGCAGGCCAAATTTGAGTGCCTCGCTCCTCCCACGGCGCCGTCCCAAAAGACGGCTGAGGACGGGCTTGTGAGCCTCAACCTTGGTCGCGGATCGTCACCAGGAGATCTGGACCTCACCCAGTTTTTACAATACG GATCTGGCGCTGGTAACCGGCAGATGATCCAGCTTGCGACAGAGCTCACCGAGAGAGTACACGCTCCGCCCTGCGAGTATGAGTGTCTCTTGCACCCGGGAAACACAAACGCATGGGCAAAGGTGGTTGGTCTGCTCTGCGAAGACAACGACTATGTTATCGTCGAGGAGTACACATATCCTTCGGCACAGGCGCTCTGGATCCCTCTTGGGATCAAGGCGGCTCCTGTGGCGGCCGACGCAGAAGGTATCCTAGCGACCAGTTTGCGGGATCTTCTCGAGAACTGGGACGAAAAGGCCAGGGGCAGGGGGCGGCCCAAGCT GTTGTACCTTGTCTCAGTTGGATCAAATCCTACTGGTATAACAATTTCAGCACGCCGGCGCAAGGAAATCTACGCCGTTTGTGTTGAGTTTG ATTTGATcattgttgaagatgacCCGTACTACTTTCTACAGTTCCCGGGATACTCGCCTCAAAAGGAAGACACGCCCTTCCAGCCGGTTCCCACAGAAGACTTCCTCAAGTCACTAACCCCGTCCTTCCTTTCTATGGACACACAAGGCCGCGTCGTCCGCCTCGagtccttctccaagacgcTATTCCCCGGTCTGCGGCTCGGCTACTTTGTCGCCAACCCCGTCTTCACAGAGCGACTCCTCCGCGTGACGGAGGTCGAGACCCAGGATCCCGCAGGCCTCAGCCAGGCCTTTACGATCGCTCTTTTCAAGCAGTGGGGGATTGACGGGTACCTATCGTGGCTGCAGAATCTGCAGTATCAGTACGAGACGAGGCGGAACTGGCTTCTCTCGGCCTTTTACGACCAGTTCACCGTCGTCTCAGCCGCCGAGTCGCCGGTACCTACCGCCCAGGGCTATGTCGCCTGCCTCCAGGGGAAGAACGGCGAGCTACGGCCCGTCTTTAGCTACGTAGACCCCGGTGCCGGCATGTTTGTCTGGTCTAAGTTCTACTTCAACAGTGTCCCTCGCTTCGCCGAGCTCGAGGGCCAGTCGCTCGAGGATCCGGAGCAGGTCTTTGCACAGGAGCTCTGGGAGGCCTTGGCTGCGGGGCTTGTGCTATTGACTCCGGGATCATACTACCACGCCTGGCAGGGCGCTGATAAGGTCTCGACCAAGgctcgaggagcagatcCGAGGTCCGCCTACTTTCGATTCTCGTTTGCAACTCCCACTGTAAGGATAAAGCCTCAAAATTCGCAGGATTACGATGCTGACACTACTGTGATTCAGAAAGAGCAGATCCACGAGGGCGTAAAGCGTCTCAGGAAAGTAGTGGACCAGTTCTGGGGGGAGACAATATGA
- a CDS encoding Zn(2)-C6 fungal-type domain-containing protein, with translation MQCHSSDRRSYATLFEARFQQLDTLCQRLEAVTAQLTRVIEKLPSDVQPSPHRGSAATELEQVSQHLQSLLDPLDSGAASGASHTEFAPSEPERDTDYRSASHHPSPDPEIEVDLSDESVDLALQHNPALESFGSLVPDSYGKLRFIGGASNQLLVKSIQSLATDNPQKDPEPDNFIPNMRHGPDQRDSNPSVEVPLFIQGLKWRELPYLPKPDDLNLPPRYIADMLIGLYFDQLHYTFPVLFKPHFMDRYTRLYVTQKQTPRDREFLSVFFAVCACASGLIASGGNQSAFPGLEFYEKALLLHFSTIGQASVERTQCLALVSMCCSGWNTLSSSWHFAGQAVRAAQDLGMHLSNLTAPSQDSTRDPGASLLEAELSRRVWWSVYCLDRVTSVCLGRPMAANDGDCSCALPRSISDEELEAACARPDGLDEQPASSKSPLSGFLAFTQLCQISSRIQNLQAPARIASLGSPQGRRRMAKLAKDIEKSLDEWLDGLPDEIRFSANTLDRGPTLTMSILVFVIHAGSLLNLYRTFSNDKQTFSQLDPVKNCISAARSCVNAAELVRDFVPPSHYLALSVHCLTISGLALLWMQDPPPEKPDPDVEKCVRFLHDLEGACSGASKGRAIIEQTLGNMTRNRQGSSLDLDLQFSAMLHSQMPDLFSLESSVTGCANFWGTL, from the exons TTCACCACATCGAGGATCCGCCGCCacggagctggagcaggtcTCTCAACATCTGCAGTCGCTCCTCGATCCGCTCGACTCGGGAGCAGCATCGGGCGCGTCTCATACTGAGTTTGCGCCATCCGAACCGGAACGTGACACCGATTACCGCAGTGCATCCCATCACCCGAGTCCCGACCCGGAGATCGAGGTCGACCTTTCTGATGAGTCTGTCGACTTGGCTCTCCAGCATAACCCAGCCCTTGAGAGCTTTGGGTCGCTGGTTCCTGACTCGTACGGGAAGCTAAG GTTCATTGGTGGTGCCAGCAACCAGCTCCTCGTCAAGTCTATCCAGAGCCTAGCCACTGATAACCCTCAAAAAGACCCAGAACCCGACAATTTTATCCCAAATATGCGACACGGACCAGATCAGAGGGATAGTAATCCTTCAGTTGAGGTTCCTCTGTTCATCCAAGGCCTCAAATGGCGCGAGTTACCCTACCTGCCAAAGCCCGATGATCTGAACCTGCCCCCGCGATACATTGCCGACATGCTCATTGGGCTCTACTTTGACCAGTTGCACTATACATTCCCAGTCTTGTTTAAGCCTCACTTCATGGATCGCTACACCCGCCTATACGTTACCCAAAAGCAGACACCTAGAGACCGGGAATTTctctccgtcttcttcgcaGTCTGTGCATGTGCGTCAGGCCTCATCGCTTCCGGTGGAAACCAGTCGGCCTTCCCCGGCTTGGAGTTTTACGAGAAGGCTTTGCTGCTGCACTTCTCAACCATCGGCCAGGCAAGCGTGGAACGGACGCAGTGCCTGGCACTCGTGTCTATGTGCTGCTCTGGGTGGAATACACTGTCATCGAGTTGGCACTTTGCTGGGCAAGCCGTTAGGGCAGCCCAAGATCTCGGGATGCATCTCAGCAACCTC ACGGCGCCGTCTCAAGACTCGACAAGGGATCCAGGGGCATCTCTGCTGGAAGCCGAGCTGTCTCGACGAGTTTGGTGGAGCGTATACTGCCTCGACAG AGTCACGTCCGTCTGCCTTGGAAGACCAATGGCTGCTAACGATGGAGATTGCTCCTGTGCCTTACCTCGATCTATCTCAGACGAGGAACTTGAGGCAGCATGCGCTCGTCCAGACGGTCTCGATGAGCAGCCCGCGTCGTCGAAATCGCCGTTGTCGGGCTTCCTGGCATTTACTCAGCTGTGTCAGATATCCAGTAGGATTCAGAATCTCCAGGCGCCTGCCAGAATAGCAAGCCTCGGCTCGCCACAAGGTAGAAGACGGATGGCGAAGTTGGCCAAGGACATTGAGAAATCTCTGGACGAATGGCTCGATGGCTTACCGGATGAGATTCGTTTTTCTGCCAA CACCTTAGATCGGGGACCAACCTTGACAATGTCCATTCTTGTTTTCGTCATACATGCAGGGTCTCTCCTCAATCTCTACAG AACCTTCTCCAACGATAAGCAGACATTTAGTCAACTAGACCCCGTGAAGAACTGCATTAGTGCCGCTCGTAGCTGTGTCAACGCTGCCGAGTTAGTCCGGGACTTTGTTCCGCCATCACACTACTTGGCATTGTCCGTACACTGCCTAACAATATCTGGTTTGGCCCT GCTATGGATGCAAGATCCACCCCCTGAAAAGCCCGACCCAGATGTGGAGAAGTGTGTTCGATTCTTACATGACTTGGAAGGGGCATGTTCAGGGGCATCCAAGGGGAGGGCAATCATTGAACAAACACTGGGGAATATGACAAGAAACCGTCAAGGTTCTTCATTAGACCTAGATCTTCAGTTTTCGGCCATGCTTCACAGCCAGATGCCCGACTTGTTCAGCCTGGAGTCATCTGTGACGGGGTGCGCAAACTTCTGGGGCACATTGTGA